In Cyanobacterium sp. T60_A2020_053, a genomic segment contains:
- a CDS encoding cytosolic protein, whose protein sequence is MRNNLSKKDITNYVKNNIDKFHNKRIEKLENLDLHKILKRKNPYLYKAKNILTSQDFVTHILDAFLQSQEETLFGEFLEGLAVFVCQKVFNGYKSERLEGIDLEFVKDSTIYIVEIKSGPNWGNSSQIKKMKENFSNAKKILQSENKDQAVIAINGCCYGVEVNPYKREYFKYCGQEFWELISDNENLYTEIIEPLGYKAKEKNEAFLSAYAKLVNKLTYSFTKEFCLDGVINWTKIVEFNSQKLS, encoded by the coding sequence AATAAAAGAATTGAAAAACTAGAAAATCTCGATTTACATAAAATTTTAAAGAGAAAAAATCCTTATTTATATAAAGCTAAAAACATTTTAACATCTCAAGATTTTGTGACTCATATATTAGACGCTTTTTTGCAATCACAGGAAGAAACTTTATTTGGTGAGTTTCTGGAAGGTTTAGCTGTTTTTGTTTGTCAAAAAGTTTTTAACGGTTATAAATCTGAAAGATTAGAAGGTATTGATTTAGAGTTTGTTAAAGATAGCACTATTTATATTGTAGAAATCAAATCTGGTCCAAATTGGGGCAATAGTAGCCAAATAAAAAAAATGAAAGAAAACTTTAGCAATGCTAAAAAAATTTTACAATCTGAGAACAAAGATCAAGCTGTAATTGCCATTAATGGTTGTTGCTATGGAGTTGAAGTCAATCCTTATAAGAGGGAATATTTTAAATATTGCGGACAAGAATTTTGGGAATTAATTTCTGATAATGAAAATTTATACACTGAGATAATTGAACCTTTAGGATACAAAGCCAAAGAAAAAAACGAGGCTTTTTTATCTGCTTATGCTAAGTTAGTTAATAAATTAACCTATAGTTTTACTAAAGAATTTTGTTTAGATGGCGTGATTAACTGGACAAAAATTGTTGAATTTAATTCACAAAAATTAAGCTAA
- a CDS encoding Uma2 family endonuclease translates to MIAQVQIKYHTPEEYLALEEKSDFRNEYIDGEIIPMAGGTTNHNQIAGNFYRAFPLTINNQDYYTYINDVKLWIEDYRFYTYPDLMIIEGEPVYKSKNNTIVINPKVIIEVLSDSTQGYDKTEKFRAYRSLFSLQEYIVISQSSYYVEQYIKQTEKQWLFNTIEGENNQLSLASIDFSISFNILYQRIIFGTDNIDNG, encoded by the coding sequence ATGATTGCTCAAGTTCAAATTAAATATCATACTCCAGAGGAATATCTAGCATTAGAGGAAAAATCAGACTTTAGAAATGAATATATTGATGGAGAAATAATCCCTATGGCTGGAGGTACAACTAATCATAACCAAATTGCTGGTAATTTTTATCGGGCTTTTCCTTTAACTATTAACAATCAAGACTATTACACTTATATCAATGACGTGAAACTATGGATTGAAGACTATCGTTTTTATACCTATCCTGATTTAATGATTATTGAAGGTGAACCAGTGTATAAATCGAAAAATAATACTATAGTAATTAATCCTAAAGTTATTATTGAGGTTTTATCTGATTCCACACAAGGATATGACAAAACTGAAAAATTTAGAGCCTATCGTTCTCTATTTAGTTTACAGGAATATATCGTTATTTCTCAATCTAGTTATTATGTAGAACAATATATCAAGCAAACAGAAAAACAATGGTTATTTAATACTATTGAAGGAGAAAATAATCAGCTTTCTTTAGCTAGTATTGATTTTTCTATTTCCTTTAATATTCTTTATCAACGTATTATTTTTGGCACTGACAATATTGATAATGGATAA